In the genome of Lysobacter sp. BMK333-48F3, the window TGTACTTGACGTCGTCGAGGACGTTGAGCACCAGGTGGTTGCGGGTCCAGGTCGCGCCGGTCAGCGAGGTGGCGTCGGTCGGCTCGAACAGGCTGACGAACTCGCGCTTGCCGGCCTGGAAGTCGTCGAAGCGCGCGGCGATCAGGCTGCCGGCCTTGTAGCGCTTGCCGCCGGCCTCGTAGGGATCGCGCAGCTCGGCGATCAGCCACTCGCGGTGCACGTACTTGTTGGCCGAATTGGGCAGGTCGATCTTGCTCAGCTTGCCGTCGGCGCCGCGCAGGTACAGCTCGTCGTTGTAGAACGCCAGGGTGCGCTGGACGAAGTCGCGCTCGAAGCCCGGCGTGTGGTCGTGGTAGGCGCCGATCATCATGTCGCTGTCGCGGCCTTCGTACACCGGCGCGGCCGAGGCCATCGGCGTGCCGCGCTTCCACAGCTTGACCGTGCGCGCGTAGCCCGAGGTGGTCATCGAGCCGGGGCCGAAGTCGGTGGCGACGTAGACGTGGTCGCGGTCGATCCAGTTCAGGCTGCCCTTGGCCTCGGGGCGATAGAAGCCGTCCTTGACCCAGGCCTTGTCGACCAGGTCGAACTCGCGGGTGACGTCGGCGTCGGAGCCGCCGCGCGACAGCGCGATCAGGCAGCGGCGGTAGTCCGGGCGCAGGCATTCGGCGCCGTGCCAGACCCACTGCTCGCCCTCTTCGCGGTTGAGCGCGTCCAGGTCGATCACCGTCTCCCACTGCGGCTTGTCCTTGCGGTACTCGGCCAGGGTGGTGCGGCGCCACAGGCCGCGCTGGTGCTGGGCGTCCTTCCAGAAGTTGTAGTAGTGCTCGCCGATCTTCTGTACGCCGGGGATCTTGGCGTCGGAGTCGAGGATCGCGCGGATCTGCCCTTCGAGCTGCTTGAACTGCGGGCTCGCGCCCAGCTCGCCCTCGGTCTTGGCGTTGCGGGCGCGGACCCAGTCGAGCGAGCGCTGGCCGTCGACGTCTTCGAGCCAGGCATGGGGATCGGCGGCGGGGCTGGTCACGGCGGACTCCTTGGCGGGGGCGGCGCCGGCGGCCGTCGCGGCGGCGAGACCCGCTGCGAACAACAACGACTGGCAGGTCTGCGACATCGTGGACATGACGGCTCCGGACAAAGGAAGGCCGCCACGCTAGCACAGCCTCCCAGGGCCCCTGCCCTGCCCAAGGTCACGTAGGGACTTGCCCAGTCTGGCGCGTTGCCGGGCCGCGACCGGCATCGCGCCGGGGCCGGATCGGGGGCAAAAAAACGGCCCGCCGGAGCGGGCCGCAAGGGCTCGAACGAGAGACCGATAGGAGGAGCGAGGAGGAGGAAACAGGGGCCGCCGCGGCCGGGCGCCCCGGTCGGGCGCCGGCGGCCGGGGCTGGGACGGCCGGTTCAGGCCGCCCGCGGCCAGGCGCGCACGCCGGCCGGGCCGCGCGCTCGGCGGCGGGCCTGGACCGCGCCGCGACGGCGGCGGCGCAGGCCGGCGGCGACCGGATCGGCGGCGCGGCGGGCGCGCAGCGGCAGGGCGAAGCGGTGCAGGGCCCACCAGGCCACCGCGGGCATGGCCACCAGCCACAGCGGCAGCCAGCCCAATGTGCCGTGATGGCCGCGCGCGGCCGGCAGCATCAGCACCAGCAAGGTGCCGATCGCCACCGCGTAGCGCAGCACGGTGTCCAGTTCGGCGCGGACGGTATCGGCGTGGTGGTCGGCGGCGGTCATGGCGGGCTCCGGTAGCGGCTTCAAGGGCGTTGAAGCCACCTTCGCCGCGCCACGTCTCAGAAGCTGCGATGCCCCGCGCCGTTCGTCGGCGCTTCGGCCGGGCTCAGTAGCCGGCCTTGTCCAGCGCCTTGTCGGCCTCGGTCCGGCCGAGCGCGATCAGTTCCTTGGCCCGCCAGAACTCGTAGAACTGGCAGGCGTCGCGCGGAATCCGGATCACCAGCTCGGGCGGATCCAGGGCCAGCTGCACCCGCGCGATCTGCGCCTGCATCATGTCCAGCGAGCGCGCCATCAGTTCGCTGAAGCCGAGTTCGTTGGGCCGCTCCTCATCCTCGGCCGGATCGCTGGCGATCGCGTCGCGGCGCAGCCAGCGGGTCAGCAGCGAAGGCTTGGGCCGGGTCTGCGCGCTCTCGTCGCCGGCCACCGGCAAGGCGCCGGGCGGACGCTCCGGCCAGCCGTGCATGTCGACCGCGATCAGGCGGTGCGCGTCGCTCAGGCGGGTGGCGGCGATCGGCAGCGGCGCCAGCAGGCCGCCGTCGACCAGCTCGCGGCCGTGCAGTTCGTAAGGCGGGAACACGCCGGGGATGGCGATCGAGGCGCGCACCGCATCCCACAGGTCGCCTTCGCGCAGCCACACCTCGCGCTGCCGGATCAGGTCGACCGCGACCGCGGTGAACGGCACCGGCAGGTCTTCGATGCGCGGTTCGCCGGCCAGCTCGCGCAGCGCCTGCATGAGTTTTTCGCCGCGGAACAGCCCCGGCTGGCCGATCCCGGGATCGAGCAGGCGCAGCATGTCGGTGCGGCTCATCCGGAACAGCCAGTCGCGGTAGACCTCGAGCTTGCCGGCGGCGAACAGGCCGCCGACCAGGGCGCCGCTGGACGAGCCGGCGACCGCGACGATGCGCAGGCCGCGCGCCTGCAGGGCTTCGATGACGCCGATCTGGGCCAGGCCGCGCGCCCCGCCGGCGCCCAGCACCAGGGCGACCGGTTCGCCGGCGGCGATGTGCGGGGCGTCGGCGCCGGGCATCAGCGTTCGTAGTTGCTCAGCGCCAGTTCCAGCATCGACTTGGCTTGTTCGCGCAGCACCACCGGCTCGACGATCTCGGCGTCGCTGCCGTAATGCATGACGTCCATCAGCAGCTCGCGGCCGGCGCTGTAGGGCACCTTGAGCTCGTAGCGGCCATCGGGCAGGAAGCGACCCTGCTGCTGCGAATGCCAGTGCTCGTCGGCGACCCAGCGCGCGGCCTTGGCGCTGAACACGATCGTCGCCCAGCCCTTGGGCGTGCCGGAGAAGATCCCGTAGCTGGAGGCCAGATGGCGGTCGAGCTCGTCGTCGGCGACGTCGCGCGCCGCCGCCTCGCCGACCTTGGCCGCGCTGATCCGGTCGACCGAGAAGCTGCGCAGCGCGTCGCGCTCGTGGTCCCAGGCGTCGAGGTACCAGTTTTCGCGGTAGTGGGTCAGGCGCTGCGGCGAGACGCTGCGGCGGGTGCGCTCGTCGGTCGAGCGCGCCCGGTATTCGAAGGTTAGCTGCTTACGGTCCAGCACCGCGGTGGCGACGGTGCGGAACGCGGTCTCGTCGAGGCGGCGGGTGCGGTGCGGGATCACCCGCACCCGCTCCACCGGCAGCCGGCGGCCGCCGGCGTGCTCGTCGAGCAGCTTCTCGATCCGTTGCTGCAGCGGCGCCAGCGCGTTCGACAGCACCCCGCCGCCGCTGCGCATCAGCAATTGCTGGGCGGCGAGCAGCGAGTGCAGCTCTTCCGAGCTAAGCCACAGCCCGGGCAGCTCGAAGCGGTCGCCTTCGCTGGTGTCGTAGCGGAAACCGGCCTCGCCGTTGCCCACCACCGGCGCCATCAGGTAGTCGCGCAGGTAGGCCAGGTCGCGATACACGGTCGCGCGCGAACACTCCAGGTCTTCCTGGAGTCGCTGAACCGTGACCGGGTACCGGGCCGCGGTGAGAATCCTGTGCAACGCGTGGATGCGTTCGATACGTTCCATGTCGGCGGGGTCTGGAGGAGGCGGTGGGGACGCAATTAGCATGGCACCGGCCGCTGTCCGGCCGCCACCATCGAACTGAAGGATCGTACGTGATCAAGCCCGCATTATCCGCAACGCCGGCCCAGGCGGCAGTGCTGATCGCCCTGCTCGCCTCGGCGCCGGCCGCGGCCGGCCCCAAGGAAGAGCTGATCGCGGCGGTGGACCGGCTCAACGCCGCTCGCAGCTACCGCTCGGTCATGAGCGCAGACACCGGGCTGACGGTGGAAACCCAGTTCGTCGCCCCAGACCGCCTGCTCGTGCGCATGGGGCAGTTGGGCGAGCGGGTCGTCATCGGCAGCACGATGTACGAGACCTCTGCAGGCAATACGCGAAAAACGCCGATGCCCGGCAACTGGGCGACGACGATGCACAGCCGGACCAAGCTGCTGGGCAGCGAGGCGGGCCTGAGCGTGACCCTGCTCGGCAGCCAGACCGTGGACGGCCAGCCGATCCGCCTGTACCGGGCGGACAACACCCAGCCGCGGATGTCGGCGACGTTCTGGATCGGCGCTCACGGCTACCCCCTGCAGGTCAAGACGACGCTCACCACGGCCAAGGACAAAAGCTACACCTCGACCGTGCGCTACTCGCGCTACAACGATCCGGGCCTGCGGATCGAGCCGCCGGCGATGCCGGCGCCGAAGCGATAGTAGACACCGCGGCGGTCGCACAAGTTGCGACCGCCGCGCGCAAACGTTTGCTGCAATGCGATAAAAAGCCGTGTCCGGCTGGCACAAGCCCGGCGCGGGCGCAAGCTCGCCGGACCCCATCGGGGTGTGCACAATGCCCGCATGCGAGAGCGCGCTCCCCCTGGGCCGGGTCCCCAAGAGCCAGCCATCGATCTGTCGCCCTCGCCCGGCGACGAGGTCAAGACCACGACCTGCTACATGTGCGCCTGCCGGTGCGGGATCAAGGTCTGGCTGGCCGACGGCGGGCCCGCGGGCAAGACGATCCGCTACATCCAGGGCAACCCCGCACATCCGGTCAACCAGGGCGCGCTGTGCGCCAAGGGCGCGGCCGGGATCATGCAGCACTACTCGCCGGCGCGGCTGCGCAAGCCGCTGCTGCGGGTCGGCGAACGCGGCCTGGGCGAGTTCCGCGAAATCGAGTGGGAGCAGGCGCTGCAGATCGCCGCCGACTGGCTGGCGCCGATCCGCGCGCGCAATCCCGACGAGCTGGCCTTCTTCACCGGCCGCGACCAGTCGCAGGCGCTGACCGGCTGGTGGGCGCAGCAGTTCGGCACGGTCAATTACGCCGCGCACGGCGGTTTCTGCTCGGTCAACATGGCCGCCGGCGGGCTGTACACGCTCGGCGGCTCGTTCTGGGAGTTCGGCGAGCCGGACTGGGAACACACCCGCTATCTGATGCTGTGGGGCGTGGCCGAAGACCACGACTCCAACCCGATCAAGCTCGGCCTGGGCAAGCTCAAGGCGCGCGGCGCCAAGATCGTCGCGGTCAATCCGGTGCGCAGCGGCTACGGCGCGATCGCCGACGAATGGATCGGCATCCGCCCGGGCACCGACGGCCTGTTCGCGTTCGCGCTGATCCACGAGTTGCTGCGCGCCGACCGGATCGACCTGGACTATCTGGTGCGCTACGCCAACGCGCACTGGCTGGTGATCCGCAATCCGGGCGGCGCCGACGACGGTTTGTTCGCGCGCGACGAGCAAGGGCGTGCGCTGTGCTGGGCGAGCGGCCGCGCGCTGCCGGCCGACGGCATCGATATTTCCCCCGCCGTGGTCGGCGAATACGTCCTCCCCGACGGCCGCCGCGCAGTGCCGGCCTTCCACCTGGTCGCCGAGCGCTACCTGGATCCGCAGTACGCGCCCGACGCCGTCGCCGAACGCTGCGGCATTCCGGCCGACACCATCCGCCGCATCGCCCGCGAACTGGCCCAGGCCGCGTTCGACGATCCGCTGCGGCTGCCGATCGCCTGGACCGACGCGCACGGCCGCGAGCACCCCGACATGCTCGGCCGCCCGGTCGCGATGCACGCGATGCGCGGCATCAGCGCGCACAGCAACGGCTTCCACACCTGCCGCGCCCTGCACCTGCTGCAACTGCTGCTCGGCGCGGTCGATACGCCGGGTTCGTTCCGCTATCAGCCGCCGTTCCCCAAGCCGCTGCCGCCGCCGAACCGCCCGGGCCGCAAGCGCCAGGCCAACGGCGCCCTCGACGCCGCGCCGCTGGGCTTCGTCCACGGCCCCGAGGACCTGGTGGTCGACGACGACGGCGCGCCGCGCCGGATCGACCACGCCTACTCCTGGGCCTACCCGCTGTCGGCGCACGGCATGATGCACACCGTGATCCGCAACGCCTGGGCCGGCGATCCGTACAAGATCGACACGCTGATGATGTTCATGGCCAACATGAGCTGGAACTCGGCGATGAACACCGGCCAGACCATCGCCTGGCTGACCGACCGCGGCGAGGACGGCGAGTACCGCATTCCGCGCATCATCTACGCCGACGCCTACGCCTCGGAGATGACCGCTTACGCCGACCTGGTGCTGCCCGACACCACTTACCTGGAGCGCCACGACGCGATCAGCCTGCTCGACCGGCCGATCTCCGACGCCGATTCGGCCTGCGACGCGATCCGCCATCCGATCCTGGACGCCGCCCGGCAACGCCTGGACGAGAACGAGCCCGAACGCGACGTGCGCGGCTTTCAATCCGTCCTGCTCGAGCTGGGCGCGCGCCTGGGCCTGCCCGGCATGGTCCACGACGACGGCGGCCCGCGCTATCGCGACTACGCCGACTACATCGTCCGCCACGAACGCGCGCCCGGGGTCGGCCTGCTGGCCGGCTGGCGCGGCGAACATGGCGAGCTGGAGGCCAAGGGTCCGCCGAACCCCGAGCAGCTGCAGCGCTACATCGAGCACGGCGGATTCTGGAGCAGCCCGGTGCCGGAGTCGGCGCGCTATTACAAGATGGCCAACCGCGCCTATCTGGACTGGGCGCAGAAAATGGGCTTCCTCGGCCATGCCGAGCCGATCGTGCTGCAGCTGTATTCGGAGACGCTGCAGAAGTTCCGCCTCGCCGCGCAGGGCTTCGGCGAGCGCCGGCCGCCGCCGGCGCAGCGCGAGCGCGTGGCGACCTACTTCGATCCGCTGCCGATCTGGTACGAGCCCTTCGAAGGCGCCCAGCTCGGCGATGCGCAGCGCTACCCGCTCAGCGCGGTGACCCAGCGGCCGATGTTCATGTACCACGCCTGGGGTTCGCAGAACGCCTGGCTGCGGCAGATCGCCGCACGCAATTATCTGTACCTGCATCCCGACACCGGCGCGCGTTTCGGGCTCGCCGACGAGGACTGGATCGAAGTCGAATCGCACCACGGCCGCATCGTCGTGCAGGCCAAGTTCGCCGCCAACGTCCAGCCCGATACGGTCTGGACCTGGAACGCGATCGGCAAGCGGCGCGGCGCCTGGCGCCTGAGCAAGGACGCGCCGGAAGGGCGCAAGGGCTTTTTGATGAACCATCTGATTTCCGACCTGACTCCGCGCGGCGATTACGCCAACGCCGATCCGGTCACCGGCCAGGCCGCCTGGTTCGACCTGCGCGTGGCGATCCGCAAGGCCGAGGCCGTGGCCGACGGCGATACCGCCCAGCCGCAGTTCGCGCCGCTGCATTACCCGCCGGCCGCGGTCGCGCCGCTGCGCTACGGCGCCGCTTTGCGCGCCGCGCGCGAGGGACGCGACGATGACGCGGCCTGAGCGCGAACCCAAGCGACGCCTGCGGCCGGTGCGGCTGTTCGCCGGAGTGCTGTGCCTGCTGCTCGGGCTGACGCTGATGCTGCTGCTCGGCCTGGGCGTGCTCGGCCCGGGCGCCGGCGTCGGCGGCGCGCCGGCATTGATCGCGCTGATGCCGAGCGTGGCGATCGGCGCGACCGTATTCGCGCTCGGCCTGTGGCTGGTGGCGACCGGGAGAGGGCGATGACCGACCTGCCGCCGCCGTCCAGGAAAAAACTCGGCCTGGTGATCGACCTGGACACCTGCGTCGGCTGCCATGCCTGCGCGGTCAGCTGCAAGGAGTGGAACGCCGGCGGCTTCGCCGCGCCGCTGACCGACGAGCAAGCCTACGGCCGCGAGCCGTCGGGGGTGTGGTTCAACCGCGTGCACAGCTACGAGCTGGAGGCGATGCCGCTGGCCGATCCGGTGCGCGCGCCCGCGCCCGCGGCTGCGGCCAGCCCCTGCGCGACGCCGGCGCAACCGGCGATGACCCTGCACTTCCCGCGTTCGTGCCTGCACTGCGAGCAGCCGGCCTGCGTCACCGTGTGCCCGACCGGGGCCAGCTACAAGCGCGCCGAGGACGGCATCGTCCTGGTCGACGAAGACAAGTGCATCGGCTGCAAGCTCTGCTCCTGGGCCTGCCCCTACGGCGCGCGCGAGTACAGCCCGGTCGAAGGGGTGATGAAGAAATGCACCCTGTGCATCGACCGCATCTACAACCAGAACCTCAGCGAAGCCGAACGCCAGCCCGCCTGCGTCCAGGCCTGTCCGACCCGGGCGCGGCATTTCGGCGATCTCGGCGATCCCGAATCCGCGGTGTCCAAGCTGGTCGCCGAACGCGGCGGCGTCGACCTGATGGCTTCGCTGGGTTATCGGCCGACCAACAAATACCTGCCGCCGCGTCCGCGCCGGGCCGGCGGCGAGGCCGCGCCGGCGCCGGCCGAAACCCTGGACACCGGCGCCCTGCCCGGCGTGCTGCGCTGGCTGGACAAGGTGCTGTCGCGATGACCGCGCGCGCTGCCGGCGGGCGCCTTCGCCCGACCGGCCTCGCCCGCACCGCCGCGCCGCTTTCCGTATTCCGCTCGTCCGCAGGCTGATATGCACCCCGCGTTCTCGGTCATCTTCTTCACCACCCTGTCGGGCGCGGGCTACGGCCTGCTGACCTGGCTGAGCGCGCTGCTGTTCTGGCGCAGCCTGTCCGGCGACCAGGCGACCTCGTTGCCGTCGTCCAGCCTGGCCTGGGGCCTGGCGCTGGCGTTGCTGCTGGTCAGCGTCGGCCTGCTCAGCTCGACCCTGCACCTGGGCAAGCCCGGGCGCGCCTGGCGCGCGTTTTCGCAATGGCGCAGCTCCTGGCTGTCGCGCGAGGGCCTGCTCGCGGTCGCGACCTACCTGCCGGCGCTGGGCCTGGGCCTGTGGCTGATCGGGCCGTTGCGCGGCGCCGGCGCATGGCTGCCGGCGGCCTTGGCCGCGGCGACGGCGGTGCTCGCGCTGCTGACCGTGGCCTGCACGGCGATGATCTACGCCTCGCTGCCGCCGATCCCGGCCTGGCGCCATCGCCTGGTCGTGCCCGGCTATCTGCTGTTCGCCCTGCTCGGCGGCGCCGCCTTGCTGGCGGCCCTGCCCGGCGTCGCCGGTCAGGCGCGCTGGGCCTGGGCCGCGCCGGCCCTGCTCGCGCCGTTGGCGGCGCTGTTGAAGCTGGCCTACTGGCGCGCGATCGACCGCCAGCCGCTGCCGGTCGATCGCGGCGACGCGCTCGGCCTGCCAGGGCGCGAGGCGACGGTGTTCGAGCGCCCGCACACCGAGGCCAACTACCTCACCCGCGAGATGGGCTACGTGCTGGCGCGCAAGCACGCGGCCAAGCTGCGCGGGATCGCGGTCGCGCTGTTCGCGCTGGCGCCGCTGCTGGCGGCGGTGCTGGCGTGCTGGCTGCCGGCGGGACCGGCGGCGGCGTTGGCCGCGGTCGCGGCGCTGGCGGTGCTGCTGGGAACCCTGGTCGAACGCTGGCTGTTCTTCGCCCAGGCCCGCCACGTGGTCACGCTGTATTACTGAGCGGCCCGATTGCCGCGCGGCCCGCGGTTCGCCCCAAGCCCTTGATCGCCAAGGCGATCCAGGGCGCTTGCCGGGCGCGTGCGGCGGGCCGGGCGCTTGAACGCCGCCTATCCGCAGGCGACCGCCGTCGCAGGCCTGTAATCGCTTTCATGGCATGATGGCGGCCGTTTCCGCTGAACCCTTCAGACGACGATGCTCGGTGCAATCGGGCTCGCCCTGCTCGGCGCGCCCCTGGTTACATTGCCGACGCCCGCCTTCGGCGGCGACCCGACCCTGATCGCCATCGCCAGCGATCCGGCGCGGATGCGCCTGTACTGCCTCTCGACCCGATGCGGCGACGAGGAATGGCGCCTGGCGCTGACGCCGCCGCCGGCCAAGGCCCCCGACATCGACCCGCTGGACCTGCCGCCGCTGCGCAACGTGCAGTTGCCCGGCTCGCAGCGCCGGGTCGGCGGCATCAGCGCGCCGGCGACCTCGCGCGAAAGCCGCGCCATGTACTCCAACGACTACCGCATCGGCACCCGCTACGGGGTGCAGGCGCTGCGCGACGGCCCGACCCAGATCGGCCTGACCTTCGGCGCCGGCTACCGCCTGGCGCCGCTGTACGACGACGGCATCAACCGCCCGGGCGCGGTGTTCCGCGGCGAACTCAACCTCGGCCAGAAGATCGGCGACCGTGCGCGCTGGACCCAGCGGGTACAGGTCGAGAGCGGCCACGGCGACACCTTCGTCAAGCAGAGCGTGCGCCTGGACGTCGACGTGTGGCGCAACTGGAAACTGGAAACCGACTTCGCGATCCGCCACGACTCCAACGGCGGCGGCGGCAGCGAAAGCGCGGAAAGCTCGATCGAGCTGATCCGGCGCTTCTGACGCGGCCCCTGTAGGAGCGGCGTAAGCCGCGACCGCCGCAGCGGCGTCATACCACCCGCGCGGTTCGAAACCGATTAGTCGATGAAACGCCCCGCTTGCGCGAGCTGCGGCGATTCGCTGGTCGCGGCCATGGCCGGAGCAAATCCCGCAGGACCGCCCCTGCTGCCGAAAAGCGGCGCGGCTCAGTCGGCGGCGTCGGCGATCGCCGGCAGCGACTGGGCGATGAAATCGGCCGCGCCCTGCTCGAGCAGGCGCTGGGCGACCTCGATGCCGAGGCAGTCGGGGGCATCGCCGCGGCCTTCGCCGTGGGCGCGCACGGCGCGGCCGTCGCCGGCCGAGCCGACCAGGCCTTCCAGGCGCAGGTGGACGCCGTCCAGGCGCGCGTGCGCCGCCACCGGCACGTGGCAACTGCCGTGCAGGGCGCGGTTCATCGCCCGCTCCGCTTCCACGCAAGTGCGGGTGTCGGCGTGGTCGAGCGCCGCGCACAGCGCACGCGTGTCCAGGTCGTCTTCGCGGCATTCGATCGCGATCGCGCCCTGCGCCGGCGCCGGCAGCCAGTACGGCGATTCCAGGCGGCGACGGATGCGCGCGTCCAGCCCCAGCCGCTGCAGGCCCGCGCAGGCCAGCACGATCGCGTCGTAGTCGCCTTGGTCCAGCCGCGCCAGGCGGGTGTTGACGTTGCCGCGCAGGTCGAGCAGTTGCAGGTCCGGACGCAATGCGCGCAGTTGCGCCTGGCGGCGCAGCGAGGACGTGCCGACCCGCGCGCCGGCCGGCAGGCTGTCGATGCCGTCGTGGGCGTTGCTGACGAAGGCGTCGGCGTAGTCGGCGCGCTCCAGAATCGCCGGCAGGGCGAAACCCGGCTCCAGCTCCATCGGCACGTCCTTGAGCGAATGCACCGCGCAGTCGGCTTCGCCGCGCAGCATCGCCAGCTCCAGTTCCTTCAGGAACAGGCCCTTGCCGCCGATCGCGGCCAGCGAGCGGTCCAGCACCTCGTCGCCGCGCGTGCTCATCGGCACCAGCTCGACCGCCAACCCGGGGTGGGCCGCGCGCAGGCGGTCGGCGACGTGCTCGCTCTGCCACAGGGCGAGCGGGCTCTTGCGGGTGGCGATGCGCAGGGTCTTCATGCCGCCATTATCGCCGCTGGACGGGGTTTGGCCCAAGGGCCGGAATCATCGGGGCGGGAACCGGGGCAGGTTCGGCAGCGCCGTTGCCGTTGCCGTTGCCGTTGCCGTTGCCGTGAAGAGCTTGGCGCAGAACCGGCCTCGCGAGAACGCCCTGAAGCCCCGGAGGGCGGCCCGCAGGGATGCGGGCCGTGCGCAGCCAGGCCAGGGATGGCCTGTGCGGAGCAGCCCCGCGCAGGCCTCGTCCCATAGTGGTTTTTGATTCGAAACAGGAATGGCGTTTTCTTTGGTTACTTTTGACCGAAGGAAATCCCGTGGGACTTTGTCGCCTTGGACAAAGAAAGTGACCCGGCCGCTTGCGGACGGAAGCTTTGCTTTGGAGCTTTGAAGCTTTAGAAGCCTTCGAACGACAGACGGCGCGAGACCGTAAGAACGCGGTCGCGGCTCACGCCGCTCCTACAGGGGGCCGAGGACAAAGACGCGGCGAACGGGCGCGATGGCGGTCGCGGCTTGTGACCAAAGGAAATCCCTGTGGGACGCCGCTCCTACAGGGGCGCAGGACGAAGGCGCGGCGAGATCGGGGCGATGGTTTCGGGTTTCGATCATTGGCGTTGGCCTTGGATTTTCTGCGCGTCCCTTGGTCGCGGCTTATGACCG includes:
- the hemC gene encoding hydroxymethylbilane synthase, which codes for MKTLRIATRKSPLALWQSEHVADRLRAAHPGLAVELVPMSTRGDEVLDRSLAAIGGKGLFLKELELAMLRGEADCAVHSLKDVPMELEPGFALPAILERADYADAFVSNAHDGIDSLPAGARVGTSSLRRQAQLRALRPDLQLLDLRGNVNTRLARLDQGDYDAIVLACAGLQRLGLDARIRRRLESPYWLPAPAQGAIAIECREDDLDTRALCAALDHADTRTCVEAERAMNRALHGSCHVPVAAHARLDGVHLRLEGLVGSAGDGRAVRAHGEGRGDAPDCLGIEVAQRLLEQGAADFIAQSLPAIADAAD